GGAACCCCGCGCGGCTGGTTCAGCCTACTCACGCCCGGGCGCGACGGTCTTGAAATCCGCCATCTGCCGCTCGCCTATGATCACCGCCGGGCGGCGGCGGCGATGCGGCGGGCTGGGCTGCCGGAGGACTATGCCGAGACGCTGGAAAGCGGCATCTGGCCGAATGTCGATATCCTGCCGCCCGCCGAGCAAGCGCTGAGCGGCGCGGCACTCGCGGCCGAGACGCACCATTGGCCACAAACCGGCGCAATCGCATCGGCGCCGCGGCCGGCCTTCGCCGACCCAATGCGGACCGCGCGCGGCGAGCCGCATGCGACGGTGGCGCCGACCGGCCTCGAAACCCTCTGGTTCAACACCGGCACCCTCTGCAACATCGCCTGCACCGATTGCTATATCGAAAGCAGCCCGCGCAACGATCGCCTGATCTATCTCGCCCGCGCCGATTTCGACCGGCTTCTCGACGAGGCGGCCGCACACCATCCCGAGCTTGGCGAAATCGGATTCACCGGCGGCGAGCCGTTTCTGAACCCGGACACGCCGGGCATGATCGCCGCCGCGCTCGAACGTGGCTATCGCGCTTTGGTGCTGACCAACGCCATGCGCCCGCTGCAGCGCCACGGGGCTTTTCTCTGCGCGCTGGCCGCAGCCCACGGCGCGCGGCTGGCGATCCGGGTGTCGCTCGATCACTACACCGAGGCGGGCCATGAGCGCCTGCGCGGCGCCGGGAGTTTCGCGCCGACACTCGCCGGGCTTGGCATGCTTGCTGGGAGTGGCGCAGCACTTTCGATCGCCGCCCGCTTTCCCGCCGGCGAGGATGAAAGCGCATGGCGCGCCGGCTTCGCCGCCTTGTTCGCCGAGCGCGGCCTTGCGCTTGACGCCTTCGACCCCGCGCGCTTGGTGCTGTTTCCCGAACTCGCGAACCAGCCCGACCCGCCGGAGGTGAGTGCGACCTGCTGGCAGACCTTGGCGCGGCGCGGGCGGCGGGTGATGTGCGAGACCTCACGCATGGTCGTCCATCGCCGCGGCGAGGCGGTGCCGCGCCTCGTCGCCTGCACCTTGCAGCCTTATGCGCCGGACTTCGATCTCGGCACCGATCTTGCCGCGGCCATGCGCCCGGTGACCCTCAATCACCCGCATTGCGCGCGGTTTTGCGTCTTCGGCGCCGCGTCCTGCTCGGCGCCGGCGGGATAGGGCGCCAAGCATAAAAAAATAATAACTCGGGTTACGATGAGAGCGTGGAATCCGCCTTGCGCTCACGTAATGTTTATATAAACATAGCGCGATCACCGAAGGGAACCTCCCGGCAGGTTTCCCCGATTTCCAGAGAGCGGAGGAAATACCTTGTTATCAAAAGCGTGGATCTGGCCACTGGTGGCCGGGATGGGGATTTGCGCGCTCATCGCCCCGGATCTCGCGGCGGCGGAGGATAGCGTCGGGCCGGTCATCCCGGCGCCAGCGCCGGCGGTCGTCAATCCGACCTATGACCCCGGTTATGACAATATGTCCGACTATTTCTCGCATTGGTTCGACCGCGTCGACCGCGCGCAAGCCGAGCAGCCGCATTGGATGACGCCGATCATCACCGTGACCCCGCGTCTCGAGGAGGAATTCCGCTGGGACCAGTATTGGGAGCACGCGCCCAACGGCGCCAATATCGACGTCTATGATTCCGGCAAGGGGCTGGAACTGATCCCGACCGAAACCGAGGAACTCATCCTCAACACCCCGCCCTATGTCACCACCGGCAACATCCCGCGCGGCGCCAGCGGCTTCGCCGACTGGCCGGTGTTTCTGTTCAAGCAGCGCCTGGCCTCGGCCAACGAGCAGAACGGCAATTATATCCTGACCCTGTTCTTCTCCGGCCAGGCGCCGATCGGCATCCCGCGCTATAGCGAAAACGCCTATGTCCTCACCCCGACCATCGCCGGCGGCTTCGGCATCGGCGATTTCGACCTCCAGGCGACGTTCGGCACCCCGTACCCGACCGATCATCTCAGTACCATCGGGGCGCAGCTCGCGACCAATGTCACGCTGCAATATCATTTTCTGGACTATTTATGGCCGGAATTCAGCATCACCGATCTCGATTTTCTGAGCGGCGCGCGTGGCGGCAAGAACGAGATCTTCCTGTTTCCCGGCATTCTTTTCGGCCGCTTTCAGCTCTATGGACGCCTGCGTATGACCTTCGGTTTCGGCTATCAGTTCGCGGTCTCGCCGCATGCCGAATATGACCCGCTGACGCCGACCTACACCCATGCCTGGATTTTCTCGGTGCGGTTTCCGTTCTGATCCGTTCACGGTTGTGTGACCGCGACACTGCATCCATTCCGCTGCCCCGCGCGTAAGTCAGGGCAAAGCAGCGAGTGGTTGGGGTCTCATGTCTGAAAAGCCGTTGGAGAGCTTCGTCGGCGTGGTCGGCAAGGAAACCTGGTGGTCACGTATCGCGGCGCTGGAAGCGGCGGCTGCGGAGGGGCGGCGCTGTGGCCGGGCGGCGCGGCAGCGGCATGCGATCGAGCTGACCATCGCCCGGCTGCTGCGCGCGCCGGCGCGCGCGCCGAATGCCGCGGAAAGCGAAATCGTCCATCTCGCCGGCTTGCTTGCGGCGTCGTTTCGCGGCCTCGCCGCGAAGGGAAAGGCGGCGCTG
This portion of the Acidibrevibacterium fodinaquatile genome encodes:
- a CDS encoding radical SAM protein, translated to MPDGGARQDMAAPVPLLVAEGPVLVFGGGYSNREATEALLAEAERLGIPPARMICTGDVVAYGADPQAVVDLIRAAGIATVMGNCEEQLAAGAEDCGCGFTPGSRCERLSAAWFTYASAHVDDAARRWMAGLPRRLDLVIGEHRLAVVHGAPSRINRFVFASHPDADLAREIAATGTEGVIGGHCGVPFTRVIADRLWHNAGVIGLPANDGTPRGWFSLLTPGRDGLEIRHLPLAYDHRRAAAAMRRAGLPEDYAETLESGIWPNVDILPPAEQALSGAALAAETHHWPQTGAIASAPRPAFADPMRTARGEPHATVAPTGLETLWFNTGTLCNIACTDCYIESSPRNDRLIYLARADFDRLLDEAAAHHPELGEIGFTGGEPFLNPDTPGMIAAALERGYRALVLTNAMRPLQRHGAFLCALAAAHGARLAIRVSLDHYTEAGHERLRGAGSFAPTLAGLGMLAGSGAALSIAARFPAGEDESAWRAGFAALFAERGLALDAFDPARLVLFPELANQPDPPEVSATCWQTLARRGRRVMCETSRMVVHRRGEAVPRLVACTLQPYAPDFDLGTDLAAAMRPVTLNHPHCARFCVFGAASCSAPAG